The DNA region AACCATTTAGAGATATacccatccacccccccccccccaaaaaaagtatacatacatatatccaTTTTGTGTATatctatacgcacacacacaacttttattctttttttgaagACTCGACacaccaaaataaaagtgacATAGATAAAAACACCAGAGAGACAGCTTTCCCCTAAAATTACAattttacagatcaaaaattacaaattttcatatttccccATTTGAATAGTGTGAAGTACTACATGTATTGCCCTGCATGCAGATCCtatgaaaagtggacctgtgcgctatacaagtagccactattattattatcattattattattatatcatgcCCATGCAGAACAGGCagatgcattatatatataacCCTTAGGTTCCCTTTGGGTAAGTTCTCAATTGTTTTAGATACACTGTACTCCAGATAAACGGGCATGCACCCAGTACGTGAACTGTATCCCTGGTTGTAGGGCCTAAAGCACTACAATATTCCCAACTGCGAAGCCATTTATGagaatacacatacacaaacacacacacacacacacacacacacacacacatctgtgCTAGAGCTTTCAGTGGGTGTCCATGTACGGTattgtatgcatgcatattgGTTTTAAATAcacatacagtggactcctgttataatgaagtcctcgcgACCAGCGGCTTTCATTtgttacatcaaaattttgttattatcaaacaaatgaacaataaaaaacatgatATTGTGGATATTGTCGTGACCTGAAATTTTACTTccttgtaaccagaatttcgttataaccatgttcgtcatAACGGGAGTGCCCTGTACATGCATATGTTGTTCTGGAGATTTTACGCACAAAGTCACACTTTCATGAATGAACACTGTATTCATCAAACAGAGGCTGAATAGGCAATTCAAGAGTGGATATAATTTATTTACAATATGCTGAACAAATCAATCATTATGTATTTACATAGGTACAAACATATTTAGGATTCCAATCATTATTCTGAACAATAAATGTTGCAAGGCAAATAGTATTCGTCACGATATTCTTTcccttttaaaattttgcacCAATAGATCACTTTAGGCTGACATGATAAAAGGAGCTAGTTGCACAAAGTTGCAGGCACATCATTCTCATTCAGTCTGCCAAGCCCATTCTTTTCCTTCGTGCTTCTGTCTTCTCTCTGTTGGCTTGTAACCGTATGTGGTACTGAGAACAAGAGAAGAGATATtgaatatgataaacaaaattGGCAACATTTCCATTGTAACTTGTTATCTGGCAGCAAGCAATATcacaacataatacatacattaaAATACAGGAAAGCATAACTGCATATGTTACCATAAATCTTGCTAAAGTCAGTCCCAGCAATTACTGCTTTTAGATAAGTTTTTCTCAAAATAAATGCAGTCAAACTCGCAGAAGTTAACCTTGAAAAACTCCCAAAACTGGCTACATCAAGAAAAATTATACCCCAGGCCAGATGAATGTAAACACATGTTTAATTCTTATGTGTCAGTTGAAATTCACTACATCAATTACAATTCAATAATCATCTTACTACTATAGCTGTaaatactacatgtattgtcATTTTAAAACATGTGGGCATAAATATATGGGCCAAAGTAAGCAAGATAACTGTGTGAGGCACTGTTCCATGACATTGATGCTTCTTTGAAAAATTCCACGACATCATGTATTAGGGGGTTTTCTATCTTTACAGGCTGCTGTTTCTATTTTATTGTAAGAATTCCTCATCTCATTTTGTGGACATCTACTTTGTCCACATTAAAACTTAGAGGTTGATTCATTTTACGCTGACAAAACCTGCCCAAGTTGGGTTTTGGTTAAATACTTGTGCAGTTGTGTACAGGACAGAAAACTGGCCAACCCTCTCAATAATTATGAGTCATCACACCTGCTTTCCTGACCCAATGCCTTACATGGCACAATTATTTACCTCCTTCTTGAAGCATTTGTTCATGGCCGTGTTGAATTCATCACAAGCACCAATGAATTTCTTCACAGGATGCTGtatggagaaagaaaatatgcaaaattggTGTCAGTGGTTAACATTTGGATAATCCACCGTAACTTGAAACACTATCTAGTTTTTGTCATGTATAGCTACAGCTACAACCATTCTTTCTAATTACAATAATGTAGAATTTTCATCTTGTTCCTGTCTTGGGCAAACACATGTGACTTTCAgttcattttgaaatgatgaacAAGCTTGTAAATTTATTTGTAATATCACAAAAACGCTTTtctctaacgttaggcctagatctacaTCAGTGACATGTAATTCTACATACCTATGGATACCTATGATAGGTATCCATAGGTATGTAGAATTACATGTCACTGATGTAGATCATGGAAGATTCTGAACGCAGGCTGAGCCTCTGTATTCAGATCCAGGTTCAGTCCTTACGATGAGCTGGGTCATGACCAGGTGGCATGGCATCAAACTTTAATTT from Diadema setosum chromosome 1, eeDiaSeto1, whole genome shotgun sequence includes:
- the LOC140226270 gene encoding COX assembly mitochondrial protein 2 homolog, with the translated sequence MHPDLSPHLHTEECNAIIRQLLNCHKEHPVKKFIGACDEFNTAMNKCFKKEYHIRLQANREKTEARRKRMGLAD